In Vespa velutina chromosome 14, iVesVel2.1, whole genome shotgun sequence, the genomic stretch AGACGTCTTGCACCATCGTTATCAGCAACATTTTTCAAGATAACAAGAATAACttcaatataaaagaatactaTTCGATTACACtcgagataatatatattatttgtcattaaagaaaaaagaaaaaagagaaaagaaaaaaaaaaaggaaaagaaaaaaaagggggaagaaaagaaaagagcctTGTAATAAGAATGGTTCAAAAATCATTTTGGACTGTGCATCGTCGATTATATacgagataaaataataataataataaaaaaaaaaaaaaaaaaaaaaaaaaaaaaaaaaaaaaaaaaaaaaaaaaaaaaggaagaaaaaaagacgaatatTGAAACGAGTGGATTCTTCCCCCTTCCAAAcgaaagcaagaaagagaacCCGTTTCCTTGTGACCGTTTCTCGTACGCGGCCCACGCGCCACACGATGCGGCCGCACCGCTCGAACGTTTCGAGCGGAATGACGATCTCACCCCCACCACCCACGCATACGACGCGCGCGGCACGCTCGTCCTCGAGTAGCATTTAATGGTGGGGGTAAGCGTGCGCCAATGAACTCGCGTCCGTCGTACGCCGCATCGAATCTCGTATACGCGATTGGTCCTTccaattttctatctctttctctttctctccctctctctctctctctctctctctctttctcattctttttcattctttctctctcttttacgcaTTAAAAGCGTCGTGCGTCCTatcgttctatctctctcgttcttacTACCTGGCACCCTTCCGTATCCCTTCCAAGCGTTAATCCTTCTCTTCCTGCGCCCTTTTCTCTCCCCACTCAAACCTTTCCATCCCTCCACTCTCCTCGCCACGCTTCTCTCTACctttcaattatttccttttttctctccaccaccaccgccaccctCTCCTCTTCCCTCCCCGCCCCTTTCGGATCATCCAAGACATGCCTAGTCGCACCTATCTAcgaatgtatgtatttacttcTACGAACTacccctcttttcttttctcctcttcttctttttccttctttctttttctttgtttttctttcttttcacttcGACCTACCATTTTTGCAAAAACCCTTATTGTCGTATTcatatatacgcgtatacTCATGACATACGTATAATACCATTAAATGTTATCGATGCAAAATTTATCTtgattttttccctttaaaatcattaatgttttttgttttcctttcgtttgttttctttttcctttattttttcttgtttttttttttttctcatttaaccCTGATGtcaaatagattattatttcttactgTATACAGACATTTGGTAATTGTTCTCATGAAGTATTATGTATAAGCGTTTATAATGATAGCGCTGATCTTTGAATTGGTGTTTTCGAAAAATGACTGACGTCAAGATATCAATAAAGTCGTAAAAAGAAGCGAATATTTTTCCGGTTAAGAGATCACCTCTCCCGTAGACATTGAATGTCACGTATGCTTTTCGTAAGACTGAAATGAAATTGCGATGATGATAATGGCATTATAAACTTCCACcgcgagagagggagagagagaaagagggagacagaAAGGGATACaatgtgtatgtatctcgtaaaaaattttccaacgaAGGAATAAATGACGTGTAATACTCAAAGCATCTTGTTACCATAAACAAATTTCATACTTCCCCTCTAATTATTTCGCGGAGATGATTTTGCCGTCATTCGTTTTAATTGTAAGCAACGCTGCAAAAGTCccaagaaaaaattgaatatacgTCTGGAGTtcacacatgtatgtatgtacgtggtACATATTCGTGAGATAAACGATATGACGCGCGTTAATCAGTCGCAAAGATAAAAAGCAATTCGAttggtgagaaagagatagtgaaagagaaagagatagagagagagagatagagagagagagagagagagagagaagtagccGCAGGCACGTGCCagagtgcgcgcgcgcgcgcgcgcgtgcgtcaGTTCAAGCGGTGGCACTCGGCTATTTTCGAAGAACGTGATATAAGACCCGATGACGTTGTTGGTAGACGCCGACGTACATATGCGGCTGACGTTCGAGCGTATGCGTGGTCGCTCGCTTTGAAATTACTATTGCCACTTCGATCGATCGGATACATctaatacatgtacatatatatatatatatatatatatatatatatatatatatatatacatatacataaatacatatgcgCAAATGATCAAGCCATCCGGTTTTAATGACCTTTCGATGCATAGTTAGATATATAGCCAGTTACGTAAAACGAAGGTTGTAACTATTGTTCTTTTCCTAAGATACGAAAAacttaatcgatatttatttatttatttatttatttatttatttattctctttatatatatatatatatatatatatatatatatatataaaaagaagatacatttttttatccgATCACATTGTGCGATTTTCCAATTAATATTCCCTTTTTCATATTCGTGCCTTTAAAACATTAGATTGGGATAATATACATCTAATgtcgaaattttaataacgataactttaCTGAGTACATtgcataatttatttcaatataaaatatccaaAGGCAACTTAACGTTTCGCTTAGGATTTTCTGTACTTCGGAGATTTTCAAAGTTTTTCCCTCGAGACCACGAGAGATGATCTTACAGTTTTCTCGAACAAAACGAGTATTCCACGAAGGCAGAAAAACACCACCTCGCCTTGGTAcctgtcaaaaaaaaaaaaaaaaaaaaaaaagaaaaagataaaaggaaaaaaaaaagaaggaaagaaaaagaaaaggaaaagcggagaaaaagaaacaaaacgagaaagaaggaaaatggcgagacaagaaaattacaaagaaCATAGTTCACGATAAGACTTTTTAATCTACGACGAAGATtcccctctttccttctctctctctctctctcactctttctctctctatctacttCGATAAAAAGACGTCCGTTCGAAGATCAGAGgggcgcgtgcgcgcgcgcgcactatCCCCACTTGAAAAATTTCGCTGGAAAGGCTCTCGCCGGACTCGTGAAGGGGCCCGCCGGGGGTCCGTAGACCGCGACCGTCACGTCGCcgcgaagagaagagaagagaagaaaagaaggagtgTAGAGAAGAGGGAATGGGGAGAGTGGGGAACAGCCTCAAAGGCGACCGTCCGACCGACGGAATTTCAGGAGGGGCAGGGGTATGGCTAAAGCGGGGTTGCGGGGAGGGAAAGGGTCCAGGTTAAACCGTCACGCGCAATCCCCACTACTTTGAGTTCTACCCCTACTACCCGCACTCGACGGGAACGAGCGCTACGTCGGCCGGCACGCTCCAACGTTGAACACGACAGAAGACTCTCGTTCTTCCTCGAGTAGTAGTCAGTCGAGCTCTGACAATCGCTTCGAGCAGTCAGAGACTACTACTATTAGTACTACTGTGCTTTAGACCGCCACGAGAAATAGAAGTTTCAACCGatatacagagagatagatagatagagatagagacataGTGGACAAGAAGACgatcttcccttttttcaacTTTGTTTGTTAAAAGGGAGAGAcggagagacggagagagagagagagagagagagaaagagagagagagagagagaggaccaGTCCAAGTAGCAAACTCCTGTagactttttctatttctatcttcgaCATTCGTGATCACAGTGTTAGAAGAGACATATCATCATCTTTACGTTTTGAATTCACTTGGATTAAAAAACAGTGCAGTGTGCTTACTCCGATTCTTCGAATCGAGCctattttccttcattttcaaCACTCCATTGAAATTCTGTGATAAGTCGAAATGGTGACCGGAGTGGGTGCTACGATGCCGACCGGCGGCGTCACCGTGGGCGCCACGCCGCCCACGCAACACGTACCTCAGGAAGCCGGACAACCACCCGCGCAAACTGCCACGACTACGACCACTACGAGAAGATCCGGAGAAAATCGACGGGTCAGTGTTCCTTTTTAGTCttggggggaaagaaaaaaaaaaaaaaaaaaaaagaaataaaataaatatctatcgcGTCGAACGAAATTTAGTTTCCGCCTAAGTGCAACTTAAACGAATTTGATtgtattagattttttttttattttaatcttgcaaaaattttcatactcgttgaaaattttcttccgttctatttttcttcgaatcatTCATGGAAAACTTACAAAGCGAAAAGATAATCTTTCCCATCTCTCTTGAACCCGCACCTCCGTATACCGAATACCCTCTCTGACCTGCTGTTTCATTTCTGTTACAGAGCAATAAACCGATTATGGAGAAAAGACGCCGTGCCCGCATCAATAACTGTTTAAACGACCTGAAGACCCTTATTCTCGATGCCATGAAAAAAGACGTGAGTATTTGTACTTTCCCATTGCTCctgattcattaaaattatcaacATATTGAATTAGAGAATTCGGAAgttatcgtttaattttcttatccttttcttttttccttatcttttttaaaatctttgaaaaaaaaaaaaaagaaaaaaatgaaaaaaagaaaatgcgatTCGATTCGAACTGACCGAACCGTCGGCTAACCgttctctgttctttttcttttttacagcCAGCGAGACATTCGAAACTAGAAAAGGCGGACATCCTTGAGATGACGGTGAAACATCTGGAGACGTTACAACGTCAACAGGTAGCCTTAGCCGCAGCGACGGATCCAAACGTTTTGAACAAATTCCGTGCAGGCTTTACGGAGTGTGCCGGCGAAGTTGGCAGGTTTCCCGGATTGGACGCATCGGTAAAGAGACGTCTGATGGCCCACTTGGCCTCATGCCTAGGACCAGTGGAAACGAGTAACAATCCTGGtcaaacgacgacgacaacgacgacgacgagtacAACGACGACGGCTAATCAACAGCCGGTTCAACCAGCACCGCCGACCACTCAACTGCAAGTGCATATTCTACCGCAAGTAGATACAACGCCGAGAATTCAGGTGCAACAATCAAATGGGATTTTCTTTACGAATGCAAATGGCACGGGCTTGCAATTGGTTCCAACGAGGCTACCGAACGGTGATATCGCGTTGGTTTTACCTGCCGGTGCTAAGGCAACACCAGTGACATCCCCATCATCCTCGCCAGCACCTAGTTCACCTTTACCTACTCTCATACCGATCCCACAAAGAACGGCCAGTACCGCATCAGCTTCCTCGTCGTCCTCTTCCTCCGTCGGCTCGACCTCCACCTCAGCAGCAAGCCCAGTTGCTTTCGAAGCACCTCCAGCAGCTTTCCGTGAACAACAACCACCTACCAACGTCTATGTAACCGGCAATAGTCACCGGGACGTTGCTACCTCTCCCGCTAATGGTTATACCAGCGATCCCGAATTCGATCCTCGTGTTTATAGTCCACCTTTGCAAAAACCACTTGCCCTCGTAATGAGAAAAAGCGTCATGCCCGAGCTCGAAGACAAACCATGGAGGCCGTGGTAAAGTGCCGTACAGTGAGACGAACTTTTGTgctatttcgtttgatttttttttctcgatgaaCGGACATGTTCCTTGCGCTTGCGCCTGCGCTTGCGCAcgcttatctttcttttcttattccccGTACGTGAGTTCATGTTGATCAATCGTACGTGGACATTGAGTTGAATGTCGATGAATTTTGCGCGAGTGCGTGTGATAAACTGTCGAACAAACAAGGCGGTGCCTTATCTAGTGCCTTACGAATAATACACGTACCACGTTCATGTGTCCTATCGAATTCGTTGATACGAATCGATAggcgcgaaaaaaaaatgattaatttccGTTTCGCGATGAGTTTAGAGAATTCATaagttttttctatttttttttttttttttttttttttactttttttttcttttttctcttttttttttgttctttgtttcctttcgtGTACATACCTTTTAGAATtagaattgtatttttaagtGCCTTACACAGCAAGATCACCGACGTCTTCCATtctgtttaattatgttttctattatatttttctcatctaCTTATTTCCcatctccttttttcctctatcttcttcttcttcttctttttttcttttattaaattttatatatatatatatatatatatatatatatatacacatagcgTTATTGGCACCCAATCGACAAGATACGATGCCAATCGACACAACCACGACTCTGTAgatttactatgtgaaaactAAAAATGATCGTGAGAATATGTAGTATACGATCGAGCCGGATAAAGAATTGCGattgtatgtgtgcgtgtgtacgatcctatttatatttatatttaagtgCAAAGATgttgaatttataattatcttctatttgtcaaaatagaaaaaaaaaagctgacGCTTATTATTGCAAGAGTATCAAAATAAATGTTGATCTCTTTCGTAAACATTACGATTGTCTTGTTTCTCGATATTAATCCTTAAATAAATCTCAATATCCTTCACGACAAATTCCATGTGTCCTATTTCCTGgagtaagtaaaaaaaaaaaagaaaaaaaaaaaatcaaatattatttgatcaaataattttttatcatttaattatcgaaatattcgatcgatcatacatatatatatagatgataatgttaaaatctgataacgatattatcaatTCTGAACGAGAGAGACTCGACGAATGTCTTGCGTCCTACTCGTTGCACGTCGAGATCAAACTGACCAAGACTGAAGAAACTTTTTCTACCAAAGCACTGCTGCCACCTTACGGCAGATTCTGATATTTCTGCAAGATCTGAAAGCCGTATTGGGTTTTAACAGGAGTCCCAAAATCTCTTCCCCCTtcccatctttttctctctctctctctctctttctctctctctctcacaacATGGTGCGTTGGATCCAAGGGCCAGTATGTTTAGAACCTGCTGCCTTCTGGTGGAACTTCTTCGAACACTTTGAGGCCCTTCATTGGGCCGGTCATTCCCTTGAAGGGAACGAATTCTTAACtcttatgataaaaatgtgcgttcgaagatattaaatttaaaaataaaaataacaattattttagatcatagaaaaattgttatttcacgaagttaaagaaaagataatgataatgtttaACCGATGACTATAAAACTTCTTGATCGTATCTTTCCAGAACACATTTCTAAGACCAATCACGTATGGCAATTATTATCGGCGTGTTAAACCTTTACCATACAAACAGCCATTAGTAATTTTCCATTAAAACGTCAACGTTGCTTGACTCAGATAAGACTTTCCACAAGCGGCTTAACAAAATATTAGTTATAgtaatctctctttttctctctctctctctctctctcgatatttTCCAATTCATTTTCCAGGTAAGGCAATGAAACATTTAGTTCTTCGAAAGTGTTAGGAatagaaataaggaaaaaaaaaaaaaaaaaaaaaaaaaaaaaaaaaaaaaaaagagaaaaaaaaactttttagtCACGTTCATGCAAAGAAGAAGCCGATATACATAAATGCTTATGATAATGATTTCGAGCAGATGGCGAATAGCGAATCTTAAAGTGGTAAACTCCATAATCGACCATTTCAACGTAGTCTTTGCAAAAATCGACGAGACTCTCATTACCATAACGTTCTACTCATTCTCcaactgtctctctctctctctctctctctcattctctcattctcttataAGCAATAGTAACTCATCTTGATTCTATCTCCGTCAAGCTCTCAGCAATTTGTGACCTGGACGAAGACGAGACTACCGTGCCAGGCGCAAAACATGCGAATGACAAATTGCATGGCACCTTCCGTTTCTTCGACGAAGTTCTCATCATCTATCGTCGTCAACGATCGTAGCTACTCCTCCCACGTTTGCCAAGGCAAACGAGGGTCAAGGATGAAATATGCGAGTTCTGATAACTACGAGAAATTCCTTCTTTCGTCggttgaaataaatataaaaaagaaaaaagcaaaaaaaaaggaaaaagaaataaagagagagagagagagagagagagagagagaaagagagagagagagaggaaaaagtactcgtaaatatatacaagcGGCTTACTTAATGTTCTAAGTCGTTTGTTAACTCCAAATACGCAATTTCActtgagaggaaaaaaaaagaaaaaaaaattgttatcaccagtattgatataaaaaaaaaaaaaaaaaaaaaaaaaaaaagagagagagaaaaagaaagtaaataaataaataaatcgtccTATCAcgtgatattaattttctaatcacTTCCATTTAAGAGTTCAAGAAACGATGGAAACAAACACGTACGATGAACCTAATCTCCGAGTGATTTCAAGACTGTTTGCTGTGTTAACCCTCGAAGGTAGAGAAAAAGGTAGAAGTAAACAAGGAATCAGTAGATCACGCGTTTACTGCCGGCAAGCCATGCGCGTCTCATTCTTGCGAGTAAACGACGAGAAGTTAGAAGCATGTTTATCTGACCACTCGCTCGGTTATCGTGCGTTACGTAAAGTCTCCGACAAACAGGTCTCGCGacggaatgagagaaaaagatggaaggaaggagatAGCGATGTCTGACAAGACcgacttctctctttctctctcactctttctcactctctatctatccttttttatatgtGTTACCCTCTCACGTACTGCGTTTAACCATTTCCTTAATGTATTTCGAACGCGTCGTCATTGGTTCTTTGCATAGCACACGGATCCAACCGCAattacgttcgttcgtacattcattcgttccttagttcgttcgttcgttcgttcgttcgttcgttcgttcgttcattctccatcatgaatatttttcactCGTATGACTGAACTATAGAATAACCAAATCCaagataattatcattattaaatagaaataattatatatagaaatattataatactatataataaataatatgatatatttcaatatatcatatttgtGATTAATTCAAGCGATCGATTCAATTATCATCAAgcatttattgataaatattaaaattagaaataatagtaTAAGTATCTTTGCCTGTTTGTAATTACAgttcgaaatattaaaatgttcttttttaatgcTTTTAATTTATGCGACTATTAACATAtatcaattgaatttaaattagatgggtttttccttttaaattcgAAAATGTCATTTCCtacattttatacatatatatatatatacatatgtgtgtgtgtgtgtctgtgtaaaaagaaaaaaaaaagaaaagaaaaaatgaggaagaggagtatagatatttatttgaacGACCTAGGTAATACGTTTACTATAGAAGATAGTGTAGAATTCTATTACAATGTTGGATAATTCCCACCTGTTTACTAGTAATATTGGTCACAACGTATGTTGACCGTTTACGTTGGTATAGTCCGCTAAACGACCAGCCGGAGACGCATCACGCGGCATGAAATTATCATTGCTATAATCGGGCAAACGCAAAGGTCAATTACCGATAGACAGAGGAAAGTTTCACAATCGCGAATAAGTGTCCGCGTGCTTTGCTCGATAACGTGGATAATGAAACGATAGGGAATTTGTAATACtatcacatatgtatatatatatatatatacatctatatacatgtatatatatatatataatacatatatatatatatatatatatatatatatatatatatacatatatataaatttacatgaTCTTTTGCACTGAAAAATCAAGATACTCTGTTTAAATGTTTTTCAGACCGGCGATGactgattatttttatatatttaattataccaTGAGTtggtattatttaattacactCAGTGTTATAGCAAGGAAAcaatgtaattcttttttttatctcctcttttctctaaATCCCAATTAAAATCAAAGGAAAATTATCCATTAGTAACCTAAATGGATGATATCCATTAATTTCTATTCAAtctcaaattatttatcatatatcatatcacataattaatataaataaatagaaattaataattcagaTCGTTAGATGATTAATATTTAGTATCATAATTAACGgagtaatttattaattagtatatatatatatgaatatatctcgatagatcttattattttattaaaacaacgaaatgtaaattttcttcatcaCTTTTAAGAATCTTTTAtctctaaaataaaaagtcatacgaaagacagagagagatatagagagaaagaaaggaagatagagagagagagatagatagagagagagagagagagagagatagagagagtaagagaaagagaaagagacaggaaGAATGACGGACGTTCTCTTACACGCGAGAAAGCGCGTTTAGTAGTAGCAAGCTACTTCGACTTGGCATACGGTCGCGGTCGCGTGGTTTCAAGGACAAGGCAAGGTTGACACGCGCCGTCGCGCTCGTGAACGGCACAAGTGTGGGGGGTCTCACGcgatccctctctttctctcttcctctcttttctattattcgtaTGGCTTGTGCTCGACGTCTCGTGACGATGTTAACTTGGACCGAACCGAGTCTGaacatcttttatttcatcctaaaaaaaaattttgaaataataataataataataataacaataataataacaataataataacaatattaataataataataataataataataataataataataataataatgtcatataaaaatttgaactATCGAGTGAATGTACCCtatcaatcttttttatcaaaagacAAAGAATACTAACACACAAAGAAAGATATCTACATGTTCTTTCTCACTAGACTTTTaaattcttcgataaaaagaaaaaaaaaaaaaaaaaaaagaaaaaaaagaaggaaaaaaaagaaagaaaaaaccaggaaaaagaaaaaagaaaaaatccgtTTCAAAGAATTAGATCATATCGTTCAGCCTAGATACTCACAGCTCGATTAAAGTTCAATAGTTTGGATTGTATCACTAAAGAAGAATCCATATGTAATCGATTGAAATGATTGAGACcagttctttctctttttctctttctctctctctctctctctctctctctctctgtttttttttgaatacttATCGATGTACTTTTGCTGAATACTACTTTTACAACGTCTCGACGATATTACGTGATACGAAGGAACGTCCGAAGGTATTCAATGCCAGACGCTGAgtaatcgaatcgaatctgATGAAGCGAATACCATGGTGGTCTCATTTCTTTAAAGAGATGCAACGTTTCTCTTGCAATCAACTaccaaaatatatttttgtcgatCAAATACGATTTTccaatctctctctatctctctctcttaaaaaaaaaaaaaaaaaaccaaaaaaaaaaaacaaaaaaaaaaaaaaaaaaaaaaaaaaaaaaaaaaataacaaaaaaataaaggagaagcaaaaagaaaagtaaaaaaaaaggaacgagatCGAATCGACTTATCGATCTTCGAATTTATGTATGTCTCCGAGGGAACGGACTTTGAACTTTCGAGGTAGATACGAATACCTACGATCGAGAATTTATTCCGAACGTTCCTTTCGTTATTGTCTGTTTGTACGCCGTCGGCAGAACGATTCTCGTTGGATTCAGATGGGGAGGAAAGGTACGACAGTTTCTTGCGTTTCTGCCGTTGCAGTTTGCCGTTTGAATTCACCGAGTGATtgacgtatgtacgtacgtacgacgTATGCTCAGAGAAGACCAACCTCTTCTCCTTGATCCGAGTCGACTGATActcattcttcctttcctttgatgcttatctctctccctctttccctcttactccctctccatctctctctctctctctcttctttcgtctttttcgtctttatattcgttttaGATTATCTTTGGAAgatctttgtcttctttttttgttcttcttttcttttttcgtttgctttttttcttttcgttttctttcgtttttttgtttttttcttgttgttttttcattCAGCAGGTACTATTACACTTAACGTTTAACGATTTTGAAcattagaatattaaaaaagaaaaaagacaaaaagatattttcaactcctagaaaaataagataactTTAATTCCACTTTCATCTTCATGATCGATAAAGATGCACGTTAAATTGGTCGTTTGCACGCTTTAAAaggaaatcgatcgatcgaacagaACGACTCCCAACTGTCTCGTGGAAATGAAGAATTTCATTAACTCGGCGCGTGTACGTGTCCCGCTGTGCGAAGAGATCTTAATTAACTACCGGGGATACGTTTTTACGAGTACAAAGCTATGATCGAATTCGAACCTTGGCTGAAGGGATTTAccacgcgagagagagagagagagagaga encodes the following:
- the LOC124954145 gene encoding protein hairy-like; translation: MVTGVGATMPTGGVTVGATPPTQHVPQEAGQPPAQTATTTTTTRRSGENRRSNKPIMEKRRRARINNCLNDLKTLILDAMKKDPARHSKLEKADILEMTVKHLETLQRQQVALAAATDPNVLNKFRAGFTECAGEVGRFPGLDASVKRRLMAHLASCLGPVETSNNPGQTTTTTTTTSTTTTANQQPVQPAPPTTQLQVHILPQVDTTPRIQVQQSNGIFFTNANGTGLQLVPTRLPNGDIALVLPAGAKATPVTSPSSSPAPSSPLPTLIPIPQRTASTASASSSSSSSVGSTSTSAASPVAFEAPPAAFREQQPPTNVYVTGNSHRDVATSPANGYTSDPEFDPRVYSPPLQKPLALVMRKSVMPELEDKPWRPW